The following proteins come from a genomic window of Pseudomonas sp. Z8(2022):
- a CDS encoding YaeQ family protein — MALPSTTYKIEMNLTDMDRSVYENLRFTVARHPSETEERLAVRLIAYALFYDELLAFGRGLSDVDEPALWQKSLDDRVLHWIEVGQPDSERITWCSRRAERFSLVAYGNLRVWQGKCLEPVRNLKNINVVALGQEALTDLAQDLPRSLSWSVMISDGELFVTDERGQHEIPLEWLVGER; from the coding sequence ATGGCCCTGCCGTCGACCACCTACAAGATCGAAATGAATCTCACGGACATGGATCGCAGCGTTTATGAAAACCTGCGTTTCACTGTCGCCCGTCACCCGTCCGAGACCGAAGAGCGTCTGGCTGTGAGGTTGATCGCCTACGCGCTGTTTTACGACGAGCTATTGGCCTTTGGTCGCGGTCTGTCGGATGTGGACGAGCCGGCACTGTGGCAGAAGAGCCTTGATGATCGGGTTCTACACTGGATCGAGGTGGGCCAGCCGGACAGCGAGCGCATCACCTGGTGCAGTCGCCGCGCCGAGCGCTTCAGCCTGGTGGCTTACGGCAATCTGCGGGTCTGGCAGGGAAAATGCCTCGAGCCGGTACGCAACCTGAAAAACATCAACGTGGTGGCTCTGGGGCAGGAGGCGTTGACCGATCTGGCGCAAGATCTGCCTCGCTCGCTGTCCTGGAGCGTGATGATCAGCGATGGCGAACTGTTCGTCACCGACGAGCGTGGACAGCACGAGATTCCGCTGGAGTGGCTGGTCGGCGAACGCTGA